One Sphaerisporangium krabiense DNA segment encodes these proteins:
- a CDS encoding sacsin N-terminal ATP-binding-like domain-containing protein produces MTDGATDGAADGFGAERVRATVLAAWTASPARFREDANAEEDFALGGYRDRLIVELAQNAADAALRAGVPGRLRLTLEDGVLSAANTGAPLDAAGVEGLSTLRVSGKRDETGSIGRFGVGFAAVVSVCDEPLIASRATGAVRWSRAETAALVGAEPALAAELAARGGHVPLLRLPFATEPVEVPAGYDTVVRLPLRDKAVEQAVRQMLDETGPALPLAMPALAEIEIQVGGESRAITAEGWTVMESAGDFGPEQVAELFADRPTEERARPYWLVRWAVPAAEGPLPKDVAPVVHAPTPSDEPLDLPALLIATFPLATDRRHVAPGRLADFLVERAADTYVELLRSLPRTPRLLGLVPGLMGKGELDAAIRRAILRRLPDTPLLPAISPPADADPGQADTHGPAADRPGEPPYVVSGRQAAVVEGPAEFLDKIAHAVPGLLPAGWAVRHPALTTLGVRRVELSDVIDLLSGDAVADASPAWWRELYETLPGDDREALGALPVPLADGRLVRGPRGTLLLGDGGSSLDAALLAPLGLRIVHPEAAHPLLLRLGAAEATPNSVLEDPLTRATVSESLDSADPEPVAQAVLALVEAAGLSAGEAPWLSELALRGADGELYPAGEMLLGEGSLAKLIDQDVPFGVAAPDLVERYGSRVLSAAGVLDGFAVVNDTDVLLDPDECDHELDAEDQWLEAVLDVLPETAVPPVAREFTAIRDLEYVADWPAALALLTRPPLRAALQPLRALADGEVVEAPSYTAWWLSRHPVLDGRRPTSLRLPGGDPLLYGLYGDAPAGLDATALSMLGVRTTLADLLASHGGPDELLDLLADPALEVDRAQLRALWIALAGVEPSRVAPPTAVRAVLSGRIVVADAEDGHPIGGNGPGDTVEGLTSAGAPVVVEAPDLLALVAARPLVLAPFDLAEALSELLDLPVAGEEVTGEVTSSGEERPVPAQVRSLLPSAPATYVEHAALTVDGARVPWRFFEGAVHATGVEGLARGLAWASGQWGDRLAVAALLRDPDAVPLLLAEADLDS; encoded by the coding sequence GTGACAGACGGTGCGACAGACGGCGCGGCCGACGGCTTCGGCGCCGAGCGCGTGCGCGCGACCGTCCTCGCCGCCTGGACCGCCTCGCCCGCCCGCTTCCGCGAGGACGCCAACGCCGAGGAGGACTTCGCGCTCGGCGGCTACCGTGACCGCCTGATCGTCGAGCTGGCCCAGAACGCCGCCGACGCCGCCCTGCGCGCCGGGGTCCCCGGGCGCCTGCGCCTCACGCTCGAGGACGGCGTGCTCAGCGCCGCCAACACCGGCGCCCCGCTCGACGCGGCCGGGGTCGAGGGTCTGTCCACGCTCCGCGTCTCCGGCAAGCGCGACGAGACCGGCTCGATCGGCCGCTTCGGCGTCGGGTTCGCGGCCGTCGTCTCCGTCTGCGACGAGCCCCTGATCGCCTCCCGCGCCACCGGGGCCGTGCGCTGGTCCCGCGCCGAGACCGCCGCCCTGGTCGGGGCCGAGCCCGCCCTGGCCGCCGAGCTCGCCGCGCGCGGCGGCCACGTCCCGCTGCTGCGCCTGCCCTTCGCCACCGAGCCGGTCGAGGTCCCCGCCGGGTACGACACCGTGGTGCGGCTGCCGCTGCGCGACAAGGCCGTCGAGCAGGCCGTGCGCCAGATGCTGGACGAGACCGGCCCGGCGCTGCCTCTGGCCATGCCCGCCCTGGCCGAGATCGAGATCCAGGTCGGCGGCGAGTCCCGCGCGATCACCGCCGAGGGCTGGACGGTGATGGAGTCCGCGGGCGACTTCGGCCCCGAGCAGGTCGCCGAGCTGTTCGCCGACCGTCCCACCGAGGAACGCGCCCGGCCGTACTGGCTGGTGCGCTGGGCGGTGCCCGCCGCGGAGGGGCCGCTGCCCAAGGACGTCGCCCCGGTCGTGCACGCGCCGACGCCGAGCGACGAGCCGCTCGACCTGCCCGCCCTGCTCATCGCCACCTTCCCCCTCGCCACCGACCGCCGGCACGTCGCGCCCGGCAGGCTCGCCGACTTCCTCGTCGAGCGGGCCGCCGACACCTACGTCGAGCTGCTGCGGTCCCTGCCGAGGACGCCGCGCCTGCTCGGCCTGGTGCCCGGCCTGATGGGCAAGGGCGAGCTCGACGCCGCGATCCGCCGGGCGATCCTGCGCCGCCTGCCCGACACCCCGTTGCTCCCCGCCATCTCCCCGCCCGCCGACGCCGACCCGGGCCAGGCCGATACCCACGGGCCCGCCGCCGACCGGCCCGGCGAGCCGCCGTACGTCGTCTCCGGCCGGCAGGCCGCCGTGGTCGAGGGCCCGGCCGAGTTCCTGGACAAGATCGCGCACGCCGTGCCGGGCCTGCTGCCCGCGGGCTGGGCCGTCCGGCACCCCGCGCTCACCACCCTCGGCGTGCGGCGGGTCGAACTGTCCGACGTCATCGACCTGCTGTCCGGCGACGCCGTCGCGGACGCCTCGCCCGCCTGGTGGCGCGAGCTCTACGAGACGCTGCCCGGCGACGACCGCGAGGCCCTCGGCGCGCTGCCCGTCCCCCTCGCCGACGGCCGCCTCGTGCGCGGGCCGCGCGGCACGCTGCTGCTCGGGGACGGCGGCTCCTCCCTGGACGCGGCGCTGCTCGCGCCGCTCGGCCTGCGCATCGTCCACCCCGAGGCCGCCCACCCTCTGCTGCTGCGGCTCGGCGCCGCCGAGGCCACCCCGAACAGCGTCCTCGAGGACCCGCTCACCCGCGCCACGGTCTCGGAGTCCCTCGACAGCGCCGACCCCGAGCCGGTCGCCCAAGCGGTCCTGGCGCTGGTCGAGGCCGCGGGCCTGTCGGCGGGCGAGGCCCCCTGGCTGTCGGAGCTGGCGCTGCGCGGCGCGGACGGCGAGCTGTACCCGGCGGGCGAGATGCTGCTCGGCGAGGGCTCGCTGGCCAAGCTCATCGACCAGGACGTCCCCTTCGGCGTGGCCGCCCCCGACCTGGTCGAGCGGTACGGCTCGCGCGTGCTGTCCGCGGCGGGCGTCCTGGACGGCTTCGCGGTCGTCAACGACACCGACGTCCTGCTCGACCCCGACGAGTGCGACCACGAGCTCGACGCCGAGGACCAATGGCTCGAAGCCGTCCTCGACGTCCTGCCCGAGACCGCCGTCCCGCCGGTGGCCCGCGAGTTCACCGCGATCAGGGACCTCGAATACGTCGCCGACTGGCCCGCGGCGCTGGCCCTGCTGACCCGCCCGCCCCTGCGGGCCGCGCTCCAGCCGCTGCGCGCGCTCGCCGACGGCGAGGTGGTCGAGGCGCCCTCGTACACCGCGTGGTGGCTCTCCCGGCACCCCGTGCTGGACGGGCGCCGTCCCACGTCCCTGCGCCTGCCCGGCGGCGACCCGTTGCTGTACGGCCTGTACGGCGACGCGCCGGCCGGCCTGGACGCCACCGCGCTGTCCATGCTCGGTGTGCGCACCACGCTGGCCGACCTGCTCGCCTCGCACGGCGGCCCCGACGAGCTGCTCGACCTGCTCGCCGATCCCGCGCTGGAGGTGGACCGGGCCCAGCTCCGCGCGCTGTGGATCGCCCTGGCGGGCGTCGAGCCGTCCCGCGTCGCCCCGCCCACGGCCGTGCGGGCCGTGCTGTCCGGCCGCATCGTCGTCGCCGACGCCGAGGACGGCCACCCGATCGGCGGCAACGGCCCCGGCGACACCGTCGAGGGCCTGACCTCCGCGGGCGCGCCGGTCGTCGTCGAGGCGCCCGACCTGCTCGCGCTCGTCGCCGCGCGCCCGCTGGTGCTGGCCCCGTTCGACCTGGCAGAGGCGCTGTCGGAGCTGCTCGACCTCCCCGTGGCCGGGGAAGAGGTCACCGGCGAGGTCACCTCCTCGGGCGAGGAGCGTCCGGTGCCCGCCCAGGTGCGCTCGCTGCTGCCCTCCGCGCCCGCCACCTACGTCGAGCACGCGGCGCTCACCGTGGACGGCGCGCGCGTGCCGTGGCGCTTCTTCGAGGGGGCCGTGCACGCGACCGGCGTCGAAGGGCTGGCCCGGGGCCTGGCCTGGGCGAGCGGCCAGTGGGGCGACCGGCTCGCGGTCGCGGCCCTGCTGCGCGACCCGGACGCCGTGCCCCTGCTCCTCGCGGAGGCCGACCTCGACAGCTAG
- a CDS encoding DUF2530 domain-containing protein, with the protein MNEPRPPDLAPLKTNDTAAILVGTGLWVVALVVLLVLGVPAEHGWWIWTCVAGIGLGLFGCFYVWRRDRHAAPPPAEMPDDDRAGRSVPGHTPS; encoded by the coding sequence GTGAACGAGCCGCGCCCCCCGGATCTTGCCCCGTTGAAGACCAACGACACCGCGGCGATCCTCGTGGGCACGGGCCTGTGGGTGGTCGCGCTGGTCGTGCTGCTCGTCCTCGGGGTGCCCGCCGAGCACGGCTGGTGGATCTGGACGTGCGTGGCGGGCATCGGGCTCGGGCTGTTCGGCTGCTTCTACGTCTGGCGCCGCGACCGGCACGCGGCCCCTCCGCCCGCCGAGATGCCGGACGACGACCGCGCGGGCCGGTCGGTGCCCGGCCACACGCCGTCGTAG
- a CDS encoding NCS2 family permease produces MSEITAPASPSSGFRDRLDRYFHISERNSTLNREIRGGLATFFTMAYIVVLNPLILGGVKDADGQYLGDGTTQNIALIAAATALTAGVLTILMGVVAKVPFALAAGLGLNAFVAFGLAPTMSWEDAMGLIVLEGIVITILVLTGFRTAVFHAIPAQLKTAISVGIGLFIALIGFVDSGFVRKAAGTPLELGIGGSLSSWPIFVFVIGLLITVLLVARKVKGAILLGIVATTVLAILVEAVAKVGPSAGGKNPLGWSLVTPTMPDKIVGVPDLSLFGQFSLFGSFTKISAVLAVMFVFTLLITDFFDTMGTIVGVGGQAGLVDADGTLPRTREILLIDSVAAAAGGAASTSSNTTYIESAAGVGEGARTGLASVVTGILFLLAAFLSPLANVVPYEAAAPALVVVGFLMLTAIRQIDFTDYEIAIPSFLTIVLMPFTYSISNGIGAGFITYVMIKLVKGKAREVHPLLWLVTALFVIYFAMGPIKILFGLT; encoded by the coding sequence GTGAGTGAGATAACCGCCCCTGCATCCCCGTCGTCCGGATTCCGCGACCGGCTCGACCGGTACTTCCACATCAGCGAGCGGAACTCGACGCTGAACCGCGAGATCCGCGGCGGTCTGGCCACGTTCTTCACGATGGCCTACATCGTCGTGCTCAACCCGCTGATCCTCGGCGGGGTCAAGGACGCCGACGGGCAGTACCTCGGCGACGGGACCACCCAGAACATCGCCCTCATCGCCGCGGCCACCGCGCTGACGGCGGGCGTTCTCACGATCCTCATGGGCGTCGTGGCCAAGGTGCCGTTCGCCCTGGCGGCCGGGCTCGGCCTGAACGCCTTCGTCGCCTTCGGGCTGGCTCCCACCATGTCGTGGGAGGACGCGATGGGCCTGATCGTGCTGGAGGGCATCGTCATCACGATCCTCGTGCTGACCGGGTTCAGGACGGCCGTCTTCCACGCCATCCCCGCCCAGCTCAAGACCGCGATCAGCGTGGGCATCGGCCTCTTCATCGCCCTGATCGGGTTCGTGGACTCCGGCTTCGTCCGCAAGGCCGCGGGGACGCCGCTGGAGCTCGGCATCGGCGGCTCGCTGTCGAGCTGGCCGATCTTCGTCTTCGTGATCGGCCTGCTGATCACCGTCCTGCTCGTGGCGCGCAAGGTGAAGGGCGCGATCCTGCTCGGCATCGTCGCCACCACGGTCCTGGCGATCCTGGTCGAGGCCGTCGCCAAGGTCGGGCCGTCCGCCGGAGGCAAGAACCCGCTCGGCTGGAGCCTGGTCACCCCCACCATGCCCGACAAGATCGTCGGCGTGCCGGACCTCAGCCTGTTCGGCCAGTTCAGCCTGTTCGGCTCGTTCACCAAGATCAGCGCCGTGCTGGCCGTCATGTTCGTGTTCACGCTGCTCATCACGGACTTCTTCGACACGATGGGGACGATCGTCGGCGTCGGCGGCCAGGCGGGCCTGGTCGACGCGGACGGCACGCTGCCCCGCACCCGCGAGATCCTGCTGATCGACTCGGTCGCGGCGGCGGCCGGCGGCGCGGCGTCCACCTCCTCCAACACCACCTACATCGAGTCGGCGGCCGGCGTCGGCGAGGGCGCCCGCACCGGCCTCGCCAGCGTGGTCACCGGCATCCTCTTCCTCCTGGCCGCCTTCCTCTCCCCCCTCGCCAACGTCGTCCCCTACGAGGCCGCCGCCCCCGCCCTGGTCGTCGTCGGCTTCCTCATGCTGACCGCCATCCGCCAGATCGACTTCACCGACTACGAGATCGCCATCCCGTCCTTCCTGACGATCGTCCTGATGCCCTTCACCTACTCGATCAGCAACGGCATCGGCGCGGGCTTCATCACCTACGTCATGATCAAGCTGGTCAAGGGCAAGGCGCGCGAGGTGCACCCTCTGCTGTGGCTCGTGACCGCACTATTCGTGATCTACTTCGCCATGGGGCCGATCAAGATCCTCTTTGGGTTGACCTGA
- a CDS encoding methyltransferase, with protein MERLTTEWGELDLARHPEDPRDPLRAWDAADEYLLRHLAGADGPPADPRGTVVVLGDRWGALVTALAERRPVQITDSFLTQEATRANLARNGVDPAAVRLLTTRDDPPPRVDTLLVRVPKSLALLEDQLHRLAPSVHAGTLVVGTGMVTEIHTSTLRLFEKILGPTRTSLAAKKARLIFCAPDPGLNPGPSPWPRRYELPSDVGVASGRTVVNHAGIFCADRLDIGTRFLLSNLPHRRGHDRVVDLGCGNGVLGMAAALDNRDAEVLFIDESHQALASAEATWKANLDAPVELLASDGMSGVPKASVDLILNNPPFHTHRATTDATAWRMFTGSRTALRPGGELWVIGNRHLAYHTKLRRLFGNCETAASNPKFVILRAVKR; from the coding sequence GTGGAGCGGCTGACGACGGAATGGGGCGAGCTCGACCTCGCCCGCCATCCCGAGGATCCTCGCGATCCGCTGCGCGCCTGGGACGCCGCCGACGAGTACCTGCTCCGGCATCTCGCCGGCGCCGACGGACCGCCCGCCGATCCGCGGGGCACCGTGGTCGTGCTCGGCGACCGGTGGGGCGCGCTGGTCACCGCGCTCGCCGAGCGCCGTCCCGTCCAGATCACCGACTCGTTCCTCACCCAGGAGGCCACCCGCGCCAACCTGGCCCGCAACGGCGTGGACCCCGCGGCCGTGCGCCTGCTGACCACCCGGGACGACCCTCCCCCGCGCGTCGACACGCTGCTGGTCCGCGTGCCCAAGAGCCTGGCCCTCCTGGAGGACCAGCTCCACCGCCTCGCGCCCTCCGTCCACGCGGGCACGCTCGTCGTGGGCACGGGCATGGTGACCGAGATCCACACCTCGACGCTGCGCCTCTTCGAGAAGATCCTCGGCCCCACCCGCACGTCCCTCGCCGCGAAGAAGGCGCGGCTCATCTTCTGCGCGCCGGACCCCGGCCTGAACCCGGGCCCGAGCCCGTGGCCGCGACGCTACGAGCTCCCCTCCGACGTCGGCGTCGCCTCGGGCCGGACCGTCGTGAACCACGCGGGCATCTTCTGCGCCGACCGGCTCGACATCGGCACCCGCTTCCTGCTGAGCAACCTCCCGCACCGCCGGGGCCACGACCGGGTGGTGGACCTCGGATGCGGCAACGGCGTCCTCGGGATGGCGGCGGCCCTGGACAACCGCGACGCCGAGGTGCTCTTCATCGACGAGTCCCACCAGGCCCTGGCCTCCGCCGAGGCCACCTGGAAGGCCAACCTCGACGCCCCGGTCGAACTGCTCGCCTCCGACGGAATGTCAGGCGTCCCGAAGGCGTCGGTGGACCTGATCCTGAACAACCCGCCGTTCCACACCCACCGCGCCACGACCGACGCCACGGCCTGGCGCATGTTCACCGGCTCCCGCACCGCCCTCCGCCCCGGCGGCGAACTCTGGGTGATAGGCAACCGCCACCTCGCCTACCACACCAAACTCCGCCGCCTCTTCGGCAACTGCGAAACAGCGGCCAGCAACCCGAAGTTCGTCATCCTCCGCGCCGTGAAGCGCTGA
- a CDS encoding helix-turn-helix transcriptional regulator, giving the protein MPVELLGHLRQARDRMDRDYRAELDLDALAAVAGISKYYFIRCFEAAYGETPMRYLTRRRLERAQDLLRAANLTVTEICMAVGFTSLGSFSSKFTQLVGESPSAYRDRWAARGRPHIPGCYLFMNGVLDLAGTKAPGDTGPSDCAILEKPSSEGPE; this is encoded by the coding sequence GTGCCGGTGGAGCTCTTGGGGCATCTGCGGCAGGCGCGTGACCGCATGGACCGCGATTACCGCGCGGAGCTGGACCTGGACGCGCTGGCCGCCGTCGCCGGGATCTCCAAGTACTACTTCATCCGCTGCTTCGAGGCGGCCTACGGCGAGACCCCGATGCGCTACCTCACGCGCCGCCGCCTGGAGCGCGCCCAGGACCTGCTGCGCGCGGCCAACCTGACGGTGACCGAGATCTGCATGGCCGTGGGGTTCACGAGCCTCGGCTCGTTCTCGTCGAAGTTCACGCAACTCGTCGGCGAGAGCCCGAGCGCGTACCGCGACCGGTGGGCGGCGCGCGGCCGCCCGCACATCCCCGGGTGCTACCTGTTCATGAACGGCGTGCTCGACCTGGCCGGGACGAAGGCGCCGGGGGACACGGGGCCGTCCGATTGTGCAATTTTGGAGAAGCCCAGTTCAGAGGGCCCGGAGTAG
- a CDS encoding VOC family protein produces the protein MITNISLTTVYCLDQDEARDFYVDVLGFVPAADVSMEGFRWVTVCHPDHPELQITLMKPGPPLDEEAAAFYRRQLEKGQSGGLGLAVDDCRKTYEELTAKGVTFLQTPEERPYGVEAVMRDNQGNWIVLVEAKARG, from the coding sequence ATGATTACGAACATCTCGCTGACCACGGTGTACTGCCTCGACCAGGACGAGGCGCGTGACTTCTACGTCGACGTCCTCGGCTTCGTCCCGGCCGCCGACGTGTCCATGGAGGGCTTCCGCTGGGTGACCGTGTGCCACCCCGACCACCCCGAGCTCCAGATCACGCTCATGAAGCCGGGCCCGCCGCTGGACGAGGAGGCCGCGGCCTTCTACCGGCGGCAGCTCGAGAAGGGCCAGAGCGGGGGCCTCGGGCTGGCGGTGGACGACTGCCGCAAGACCTACGAGGAGCTGACCGCCAAGGGCGTGACGTTCCTGCAGACGCCGGAGGAGCGGCCGTACGGCGTCGAGGCCGTCATGCGCGACAACCAGGGGAACTGGATCGTGCTGGTCGAGGCCAAGGCGCGAGGCTGA
- a CDS encoding cellulose binding domain-containing protein, with the protein MKIGKHSLSAVLLTLAFVATALVIGSAGQAALAVPAPQVAAALPPQAANAAAAGDVTPPTEPGGVRPCPPPLAPTVPTGYASICWTPSNDDTGVVGYDIYELTSAGFVYRTTTTSTIGGFSGVYGRLYTMYVSARDAAGNVSLPSQMITTVATLGMTPTISPSPVPDDIAAPTKPTGLTDGCLADYPGVAFCWQPSTDNVGVAAYDLYRKTATTYLKVGTRTASAHPSFTESGLETGKRYLYFVVARDAADNLSLPSDSLSALAREGLPTGTCTVTYRATTWTTGLSAEITIRNTGTTTIDGWTLAIDYASPAPRLASGWSATWTQDGTRISGAHLQWNKTIPAGTATQVGFNAAHGGTATAPVKVSLNGATCLTG; encoded by the coding sequence ATGAAGATCGGCAAGCACTCCTTAAGCGCGGTTCTCCTCACCCTGGCGTTCGTCGCCACCGCGCTCGTGATCGGATCCGCGGGACAGGCCGCCCTCGCGGTACCCGCACCCCAGGTGGCCGCGGCGCTCCCGCCGCAGGCCGCGAACGCCGCCGCGGCCGGCGACGTCACCCCGCCCACCGAGCCCGGGGGCGTGCGTCCCTGCCCGCCCCCGCTGGCCCCCACCGTCCCGACCGGGTACGCCTCCATCTGCTGGACGCCCTCGAACGACGACACCGGGGTCGTCGGATACGACATCTACGAGCTGACCTCCGCCGGATTCGTCTACCGCACCACCACGACCAGCACCATCGGCGGCTTCTCCGGCGTTTACGGCCGCCTGTACACGATGTACGTCTCGGCCAGGGACGCCGCGGGCAACGTCAGCCTGCCGTCCCAGATGATCACAACCGTGGCGACGCTCGGGATGACGCCCACCATCTCGCCGAGCCCCGTCCCCGACGACATCGCGGCGCCGACCAAACCGACCGGTCTGACGGACGGCTGCCTGGCCGACTACCCCGGCGTGGCCTTCTGCTGGCAGCCCTCGACCGACAACGTCGGCGTGGCCGCCTACGACCTCTACCGGAAGACCGCGACCACCTACCTCAAGGTCGGCACGCGCACGGCCTCCGCGCACCCCAGCTTCACCGAGTCGGGCCTGGAGACAGGCAAGCGCTACCTCTACTTCGTGGTGGCCAGGGACGCGGCGGACAACCTCAGCCTGCCCTCCGACTCGCTGTCCGCCCTGGCCCGCGAGGGCCTGCCCACCGGGACCTGCACGGTGACCTACCGGGCGACGACATGGACCACCGGGCTCAGCGCCGAGATCACCATCCGCAACACCGGCACCACCACGATCGACGGCTGGACGCTGGCCATCGACTACGCCTCGCCCGCGCCCCGCCTGGCCTCCGGCTGGTCGGCCACCTGGACACAGGACGGGACGCGGATCAGCGGCGCCCACCTGCAATGGAACAAGACCATCCCCGCCGGCACCGCCACCCAGGTCGGATTCAACGCCGCACACGGCGGCACCGCCACCGCCCCCGTCAAGGTCTCCCTCAACGGAGCCACCTGCCTGACGGGCTGA